One window of Mesoplodon densirostris isolate mMesDen1 chromosome 15, mMesDen1 primary haplotype, whole genome shotgun sequence genomic DNA carries:
- the CTDP1 gene encoding RNA polymerase II subunit A C-terminal domain phosphatase isoform X4: MEAPPSGRVPAEGAQPPAVAEVRCPGPGPLRLLEWRVAAGAAVRIGSVLAVCEAAASAQPTGPAPTRAGSGGCVRTERRLRSERAGVVRELCAQPGQVVAPGAVLVQLEGCSHPVVMKGLCAECGQDLTQLQSQNGRPQVPLSTATVSMVHSVPELMVSSEQAEKLGREDQQRLHRNRKLVLMVDLDQTLIHTTEQHCQQMSNKGIFHFQLGRGEPMLHTRLRPHCKGFLEKIAKLYELHVFTFGSRLYAHTIAGFLDPEKKLFSHRILSRDECIDPFSKTGNLRNLFPCGDSMVCIIDDREDVWKFAPNLITVKKYVYFQGIGDINAPSGSREPQARRRVSPSPKGADATEQPLSVKDPEEGRQVSGVEQSNGLGKPTRELNGGAGPRGVWPCPVQEEERGARPTARAPSADGRGPLAGTQQHGRTPPEKRPVRGPVGPDPDPDIPSDSGSSSDSEGRPSPVPSDGESGEKRTRRKPPATRRAGDIAAQGVPPGASPCVEPGPGVQAAVQGEGERDGLCGLGGSCADRREAETESQNSEQSGITVGESLDQSAEEEEEEEDADADDHLVHLEEILARVHATYYARYDRFLRGETQEAPDIRKIVPELRSRVLADVAIIFSGLHPTNFPIEKTREHYHATALGARILTQLVLDPDNPDRATHLIAARAGPLLSPPPQALTADKWPAAAPSRVHVPAGTEKVRQAQDSGQLHVVNPDWLWSCLERWDKVEERLFPLRGDQAKSQREDGPAAFPDRQGLLPTTLFHPTPVHPKAPPGPEVRIYDASTGKLIRKGAAGPGPPGSLPVHAELSSFRAIQPHHQQMFGEDLPANQDGEQPGPSRRKRQPSMSETMPLYTLCKEDLESMDKEAPLWTPHLTSH, translated from the exons ATGGAGGCACCGCCCAGCGGCCGCGTTCCCGCCGAGGGCGCCCAGCCGCCGGCCGTGGCCGAGGTGCGCTGCCCCGGCCCCGGACCGCTGCGCCTGCTCGAGTGGAGGGTGGCGGCTGGCGCGGCCGTACGCATCGGCTCTGTGCTGGCCGTGTGCGAGGCCGCCGCCTCCGCGCAGCCCACCGGGCCCGCCCCTACCCGCGCCGGCTCCGGGGGCTGCGTGCGCACGGAGCGCAGGCTGAGGTCGGAGCGCGCGGGCGTGGTGCGGGAGCTGTGCGCGCAGCCCGGCCAGGTGGTGGCCCCCGG GGCGGTTCTGGTGCAACTAGAAGGATGTAGCCACCCCGTCGTCATGAAGGGCCTGTGTGCTGAGTGTGGCCAAGACCTGACCCA GCTGCAGAGTCAGAATGGGAGGCCACAGGTACCGCTGTCCACGGCCACCGTGTCGATGGTGCACAGCGTCCCCGAGCTAATGGTGAGCTCCGAG CAAGCTGAAAAGCTAGGAAGGGAAGACCAGCAGCGACTGCATCGCAACAGAAAACTAGTGCTCATGGTGGACTTGGACCAGACCTTGATCCACACAACGGAGCAGCACTGCCAGCAGATGTCCAACAAA GGCATATTCCACTTCCAGCTGGGCCGGGGCGAGCCGATGCTGCACACCCGTCTGCGTCCGCACTGCAAGGGGTTCCTGGAGAAGATCGCCAAGTTGTACGAGCTTCACGTCTTCACGTTCGGCAGCCGGCTGTACGCACACACGATCGCAG GCTTCTTAGATCCTGAGAAGAAGCTTTTTTCACATCGAATATTATCGAGGGATGAATGTATTGACCCGTTTTCCAAAACGGGGAACCTTAG AAATCTTTTTCCTTGTGGAGACTCCATGGTTTGCATTATCGATGACCGAGAAGACGTGTGGAAGTTTGCCCCCAACCTGATAACTGTGAAGAAATACGTGTACTTCCAGGGCATAGGTGACATCAATGCCCCATCCGGGTCCCGGGAGCCCCAGGCGAGGAGGAGAG TCAGTCCTTCTCCTAAAGGTGCCGACGCCACGGAGCAGCCTCTGTCCGTCAAGGATCCCgaggaaggaaggcaggtgtCTGGGGTCGAGCAGAGCAACGGCCTCGGGAAGCCCACGCGGGAGCTCAACGGGGGCGCGGGCCCTCGGGGGGTCTGGCCCTGTCCCGtgcaggaggaggagaggggcgcCCGGCCCACCGCCCGCGCCCCCTCGGCTGACGGCCGGGGGCCCCTGGCAGGCACTCAGCAGCACGGGCGGACGCCTCCAGAGAAGAGGCCTGTGCGGGGTCCGGTGGGCCCTGACCCAGACCCAGATATCCCCAGTGACAGCGGGAGCAGCAGCGACTCCGAGGGCCGGCCATCCCCCGTCCCCTCTGACGGGGAGAGTGGGGAGAAGAGGACCCGGAGAAAGCCTCCGGCCACCCGCCGTGCTGGGGACATTGCGGCACAGGGCGTCCCCCCGGGCGCCAGTCCGTGCGTGGAGCCCGGGCCCGGTGTCCAGGCGGCCGTGCAGGGGGAGGGCGAGCGGGACGGCCTCTGCGGGCTGGGCGGCAGCTGTGCCGACAGGAGGGAGGCTGAGACGGAGTCCCAGAACAGCGAGCAGTCGGGCATCACGGTGGGCGAGTCCCTGGACCAGAgcgcggaggaggaggaggaggaggaggacgccGACGCCGACGACCACCTGGTCCACCTGGAGGAGATCCTCGCCCGCGTGCACGCCACGTACTATGCCAGGTACGACCGCTTTCTCCGCGGAGAGACCCAGGAGGCCCCCGACATCCGGAAGATTGTCCCCGAGCTACGCAGCAGGGTGCTGGCCGACGTCGCAATCATCTTCAGCGGGCTGCACCCCACGAACTTCCCCATCGAGAAGACGCGGGAGCACTACCACGCCACGGCCCTGGGGGCCAGGATCCTCACCCAGCTGGTGCTGGACCCCGACAACCCCGACCGGGCCACCCACCTGATCGCCGCGCGGGCCG GGCCCCTGCTGTCCCCGCCGCCCCAAGCCCTGACGGCAGACAAGTGGCCCGCGGCGGCTCCGAGCAGAGTGCATGTGCCCGCAGGCACGGAGAAGGTGCGCCAGGCCCAGGATTCCGGGCAGCTGCACGTGGTCAACCCCGACTGGCTGTGGAGCTGCCTGGAGCGCTGGGACAAGGTGGAGGAGCGGCTGTTCCCACTGCGCGGTGACCAGGCCAAATCCCAGAG GGAGGACGGCCCGGCCGCCTTTCCCGACAGGCAGGGCCTGCTTCCGACCACCCTGTTTCATCCAACACCCGTGCATCCCAAGGCCCCGCCTGGCCCTGAAGTTCGGATCTACGACGCCAGCACGGGCAAGCTCATCCGTAAGGGTGCTGCGGGCCCCGGGCCCCCCGGCTCCCTGCCGGTGCACGCGGAGCTCTCCTCCTTCAG AGCGATTCAGCCACATCACCAGCAGATGTTTGGTGAAGACTTGCCAGCTAATCAAGACGGAGAGCAGCCTGGTCCTTCTAGAAGGAAGCGCCAGCCCAGCATGTCGGAGACCATGCCGCTGTACACGCTGTGTAAGGAGGACTTGGAGAGTATGGACAAGGAG GCACCACTGTGGACACCACACCTCACGTCCCACTAA